In Cuculus canorus isolate bCucCan1 chromosome 9, bCucCan1.pri, whole genome shotgun sequence, the following are encoded in one genomic region:
- the HES1 gene encoding transcription factor HES-1, whose translation MPADLMEKSSASPVAATPASVNATPDKPKTAAEHRKSSKPIMEKRRRARINESLGQLKTLILDALKKDSSRHSKLEKADILEMTVKHLRSLQRAQMTAALSTDPTVLGKYRAGFSECMNEVTRFLSTCEGVNTEVRTRLLGHLASCMTQINAMNYPAPPPPPPLPPAAAFGPPLVPPGGGAGPLPGMPCKPGADAAKVYGGFQLLPASDGQFAFLIPSTAFAPGGAVLPLYGGPPTAATAASPPGPPPGTADSVWRPW comes from the exons ATGCCGGCCGACCTGATGGAGAAGAGCAGCGCCTCGCCGGTCGCCGCCACCCCCGCCAGCGTCAACGCAACGCCTGACAAGCCCAAGACGGCGGCGGAGCACCGGAAG TCCTCCAAGCCTATCATGGAGAAGCGGCGGCGGGCGCGCATCAATGAGAGCCTGGGGCAGCTGAAGACGCTCATCCTGGACGCGCTGAAGAAGGAT AGCTCGCGGCACTCCAAGCTGGAGAAGGCTGACATCCTGGAGATGACTGTCAAGCACCTGCGGAGCCTCCAGCGAGCTCAAATGACCG CTGCACTGAGCACAGACCCCACCGTGCTGGGCAAGTACCGTGCCGGCTTCAGTGAGTGTATGAATGAGGTGACGCGGTTCCTCTCCACCTGCGAGGGTGTCAACACCGAGGTGCGCACTCGGCTCCTGGGCCACCTGGCCAGCTGCATGACCCAGATCAACGCCATGAACTACCCTGcacccccaccaccacccccgcTGCCACCCGCTGCTGCCTTTGGGCCACCCCTGGTGCCACCAGGCGGTGGTGCAGGGCCTCTCCCAGGCATGCCCTGCAAACCAGGTGCCGATGCAGCCAAAGTGTATGGTggtttccagctgctgccagcctcCGATGGGCAATTTGCTTTCCTCATCCCCAGCACTGCCTTTGCTCCGGGTGGTGCTGTGCTGCCCCTGTATGGCGGCCCACCCACAGCTGCCACCGCTGCCTCACCGCCTGGCCCCCCACCCGGCACAGCCGACTCCGTCTGGAGACCCTGGTGA